A genomic stretch from Setaria viridis chromosome 1, Setaria_viridis_v4.0, whole genome shotgun sequence includes:
- the LOC117841593 gene encoding pumilio homolog 1, whose amino-acid sequence MALSPAAAAGPTFEDLERDLQAVLMDQNHMSSPDDLSIFRSGSAPPTVEGSRTAIGALFSGPPLHVNTLGGGSSSGVGVDMLTEEEIRSHPAYLSYYYSNEHLNPRLPPPMVSKEDWRAAQRFQAVSGGIGDRRRRPSEVGGGNSLFSMQPGAHESGGEKVLLNDRMGRGERNGLARQQSSEWLGRGTDGLIGLSDVNGLGSRRKSFADALQENITRPATPGHLSRSNSRNALESPNPIRSSDSPKPQLQNRSESMNGLRSGSTSPSLVRVQSLGSSMSHTFASAVGSSVSRSTTPDPQLIRRTPSPCLPPVGVRMGSSDKKVEATAVASLNHDGADIAATLSSLSLSGNKMSNMETEVQNHVYHNFGDQTDMLFNVPKEHRQFSQQSLTQNTDEDSLNAPEYAVFPNGGSNFSNLHVSKLASHSNSKFPMQSPHGNANKKGPLMSSAGSISHYQNLNGDSPGIDLSGRHMKTHAGGFTSSMLNNQLNPDGDYGHVLSNGSNFQGQPSETMYAQYLQANPDSPLGATASMGPFQGRGFTSTGHLDSPGYQKAYLGSLFAQQKLQYGMQYLAKSGALNPNIYGNDPAFGMGRTYLTSPPSSPYISSPQGHVRQGERLTRIPSVVRNTAGGSMGSWNSENGLMDNGYGSSLLEEFKTNKTRSFELLDIVGHVVEFSSDQYGSRFIQQKLETASIEEKNLIFPEILPQARTLMTDVFGNYVIQKFFEYGTETQTKQLASLLKGYVLQLSLQMYGCRVIQKALEVVEVEQQTQMALELDGSIMRCVRDQNGNHVIQKCIECIPQERIRFIISAFYGHVVELSMHPYGCRVIQRVLEHCNDESTQSGMMEEIMQSVVTLTEDQYGNYVIQHVLQHGKPEERSTIITQLAGQIVRMSQQKFASNVVEKCLTFGNPEQRQILINEMLGTTDENVPLQAMMKDQFGNYVVQKVLEICDDQNRELILSRIKVHLNALKRYTYGKHIVARVEKLIAAGERRVGVPSSC is encoded by the exons ATGGCTCTGTCTCCAGCGGCAGCAGCTGGCCCCACCTTCGAAGACCTCGAGCGTGACTTGCAGGCAGTTCTGATGGACCAGAACCATATGTCATCTCCCGACGACCTCAGCATATTCCGCAGTGGCAGCGCTCCCCCCACTGTTGAGGGCTCTCGCACTGCCATTGGTGCGCTCTTCTCTGGTCCACCGCTTCATGTCAACACCCTTGGTGGCGGCAGCAGTAGTGGTGTTGGTGTTGACATGCTCACCGAGGAAGAGATACGTTCACACCCAGCATATCTGTCATACTACTATTCTAATGAGCACCTCAACCCAAGGCTTCCGCCACCAATGGTGTCTAAAGAGGACTGGCGTGCGGCACAGCGGTTCCAGGCTGTGTCTGGAGGTATTGGTGATAGAAGGAGGAGGCCCTCAGAGGTCGGCGGTGGAAACTCACTGTTTTCTATGCAGCCAGGGGCACATGAGAGTGGTGGTGAGAAGGTGCTGCTGAATGATAGAATGGGGAGAGGTGAAAGGAATGGGCTTGCACGACAGCAGTCATCGGAGTGGCTTGGTAGGGGCACCGATGGACTCATCGGCTTGTCAGATGTCAATGGCCTTGGGTCTCGGCGCAAGAGCTTTGCTGATGCATTGCAG GAAAATATTACCCGCCCTGCTACACCTGGTCATCTTTCACGTTCTAATAGCCGCAACGCTCTTGAGAGCCCAAATCCAATCAGGTCATCTGATTCACCCAAACCACAACTGCAGAACAGATCAGAATCCATGAATGGCCTTCGATCTGGATCCACTTCACCCAGTCTGGTCAGGGTTCAAAGTCTTGGTTCTTCAATGTCTCATACCTTTGCTTCTGCAGTAGGCTCCTCTGTCTCAAGAAGCACCACCCCTGACCCCCAGCTGATCCGAAGAACTCCAAGCCCTTGCCTTCCCCCAGTTGGAGTTCGTATGGGGAGTTCTGATAAAAAGGTTGAAGCTACAGCAGTTGCTTCACTTAATCATGATGGTGCTGACATTGCGGCAACCCTGTCTAGCTTAAGCCTATCTGGAAATAAGATGTCGAATATGGAAACTGAAGTTCAGAATCATGTTTACCATAACTTTGGTGATCAGACAGACATGCTGTTTAATGTACCAAAGGAACATAGGCAATTTTCACAGCAAAGCTTAACTCAAAATACTGATGAAGACTCGCTTAATGCCCCTGAATATGCAGTTTTCCCAAATGGGGGGAGTAACTTCAGTAATTTGCATGTTAGTAAGCTGGCGTCTCATAGCAATAGCAAGTTCCCCATGCAATCACCACATGGTAATGCTAACAAGAAAGGACCTTTGATGAGCTCAGCTGGATCAATTTCTCACTACCAGAACCTGAATGGTGATAGCCCTGGCATTGATTTATCTGGACGGCATATGAAGACTCATGCAGGCGGTTTTACTTCATCCATGCTAAACAATCAACTGAATCCTG ATGGGGACTATGGCCATGTTCTTTCAAACGGATCCAATTTTCAGGGCCAACCATCAGAGACAATGTATGCACAATACTTGCAGGCAAATCCTGATTCCCCCCTTGGTGCAACTGCAAGCATGGGTCCTTTCCAGGGGAGAGGTTTTACTAGTACAGGACACCTGGATAGTCCTGGATACCAAAAAGCTTACCTTGGGTCATTATTTGCCCAGCAAAAGCTACAGTATGGAATGCAATACCTGGCCAAGTCTGGTGCTCTTAATCCAAATATTTATGGCAATGATCCTGCATTTGGCATGGGAAGGACTTATCTAACAAGTCCTCCATCTAGTCCGTATATCTCATCTCCTCAAGGCCATGTCAGGCAAGGAGAGCGACTAACTCGAATTCCATCTGTGGTGAGGAACACTGCTGGAGGATCCATGGGATCATggaattcggaaaatggtctgATGGATAATGGTTATGGGTCCTCCCTGCTGGAGGAGTTCAAAACCAACAAAACCAGATCTTTTGAGCTGTTAGATATTGTAGGCCATGTGGTCGAATTCAG TTCGGATCAGTATGGGAGTCGCTTTATACAGCAGAAACTTGAAACCGCTTCTATTGAAGAGAAGAACCTGATTTTTCCAGAGATCCTTCCCCAGGCACGTACTTTGATGACTGATGTTTTCGGAAATTATGTTATACAGAAG TTCTTTGAATACGGAACTGAAACACAAACGAAGCAACTGGCAAGCCTACTCAAGGGTTATGTGTTACAGCTGAGTCTTCAAATGTATGGCTGTCGGGTGATTCAGAAG GCTTTGGAAGTTGTTGAAGTGGAACAACAAACACAAATGGCTTTGGAGCTTGATGGATCTATCATGAGATGTGTTCGTGATCAGAATGGCAACCATGTTATACAAAAATGTATAGAATGCATCCCTCAGGAGAGGATACGCTTTATTATTTCAGCCTTTTATGGACATGTGGTGGAACTTTCCATGCATCCCTATGGTTGCCGTGTTATTCAG AGGGTCTTGGAGCACTGTAATGATGAAAGCACACAAAGTGGCATGATGGAAGAGATAATGCAATCTGTGGTTACTTTAACAGAGGACCAGTATGGCAATTATGTAATCCAG CATGTTCTGCAGCATGGGAAACCAGAAGAGCGTTCTACTATAATTACACAACTCGCTGGGCAAATAGTGAGGATGAGCCAGCAGAAGTTTGCTTCCAATGTCGTTGAGAAGTGTCTTACTTTTGGTAATCCTGAGCAACGCCAGATTCTGATCAATGAAATGCTTGGCACAACTGATGAAAATGTGCCATTACAG GCAATGATGAAAGAccagtttggaaactatgtgGTGCAGAAGGTTCTAGAAATCTGTGATGACCAGAACCGTGAATTgattctttcccgtatcaagGTACACTTGAATGCACTGAAAAGATACACCTATGGGAAGCATATTGTTGCTCGTGTTGAGAAGCTCATTGCTGCAGGAG AACGGCGCGTTGGTGTCCCATCATCTTGCTGA